A genomic window from Babylonia areolata isolate BAREFJ2019XMU chromosome 9, ASM4173473v1, whole genome shotgun sequence includes:
- the LOC143285626 gene encoding FMRFamide receptor-like, translating into MVCLNLTDPAENATLGGERAQKLFEEVSHVIYGFLLPSVCAFGIVGNVLNLTILTRRKLQKSFRTLEQAANLCLISLAVSDLMFCVFAFPTMFLPENDLYTSKGVLLTYRVYSTAIINVFIMMSTWLTVAMSLERYLAICHPLRQDLYLTTRRIKIVIVLTYILSFIFNVPVLWRYEVQEICPQLLGGEEGVTTQMGSVAFRPNQVFLWGSSQLDTVYRILWAVVNNVIPLLLLVYFNVCLCRKIYRSYKMRQKFKQEHHSGHENSSHVLTITLVVIVLMFLIFVAPSEIVIHVALLTNSNNSYTYMSVEAVMNFMQSLNFSVNFILYCIISPYFRKTLKYLFCCGCYNIYQVSKQWRKEFETSLM; encoded by the exons ATGGTGTGCCTGAACCTGACGGACCCGGCGGAGAACGCCACCCTGGGCGGGGAGCGGGCCCAGAAGCTCTTCGAGGAGGTGAGCCACGTCATCTACGGCTTCCTGCTGCCCTCCGTCTGCGCCTTCGGGATCGTGGGCAACGTGCTGAACCTGACCATCCTCACCAGGAGAAAGCTCCAGAAGTCGTTCCGGACCCTGGAGCAGGCTGCCAACCTGTGCCTCATCTCGCTGGCGGTGTCCGACCTTATGTTCTGCGTCTTCGCCTTCCCTACCATGTTTCTGCCCGAGAATGATCTGTACACGTCGAAAG GTGTGCTGCTGACGTACCGGGTGTACAGCACGGCCATCATCAACGTGTTCATCATGATGTCCACCTGGCTGACGGTGGCCATGTCCCTGGAGCGCTACCTGGCCATCTGCCACCCGCTGCGGCAAGACCTCTACCTGACCACGCGCCGCATCAAGATCGTCATCGTCCTCACCTACATCCTCTCCTTCATCTTCAACGTGCCGGTCCTCTGGCGCTACGAGGTGCAGGAGATCTGCCCGCAGCTGctagggggcgaggagggggtcaCCACC CAGATGGGGTCCGTGGCGTTCAGGCCCAACCAGGTGTTTCTGTGGGGGTCTTCCCAGCTGGACACTGTGTACCGCATCCTGTGGGCCGTGGTCAACAACGTGATCCCCCTCCTGCTGCTCGTCTACTTCAACGTGTGCCTGTGCCGCAAGATCTACCGCTCCTACAAGATGCGGCAGAAGTTCAAGCAGGAGCACCACAGCGGCCACGAGAACTCGAGCCACGTGCTGACCATCACGCTGGTGGTCATCGTCCTCATGTTCCTCATCTTCGTGGCGCCCTCGGAGATCGTGATCCACGTGGCGCTGctgaccaacagcaacaacagctacacCTACATGAGTGTGGAGGCCGTCATGAACTTCATGCAGAGCCTCAACTTCTCCGTCAACTTCATCCTCTACTGCATCATCTCCCCGTACTTCCGCAAGACCCTCAAGTACCTCTTCTGCTGCGGCTGCTACAACATCTATCAGGTGTCCAAGCAGTGGCGCAAGGAGTTTGAGACCTCGCTCATGTGA